One window from the genome of Maridesulfovibrio zosterae DSM 11974 encodes:
- a CDS encoding HlyD family secretion protein — MNSPLFYIKKSYKISSPLWTSKKQSFLEIMKFLKPQSAHRTSCAVKSFFLILLLCATSLSGCVDEELEVWQGYVEGEFVYAASPLGGQLDKIYVKKGDQITAGNPLFTLEREYEKAGVDEANEQLAKALSDLANKRKGSRPSELASITARLRKAKAAETLAATEYKRRANLYRSRTISEEERDQARTDYEQAKQLVHEISSELKTANLGSRSDEIAAAESAVEAAKARLEQALWNYNQKAQSAPRSGLVFDTIRYEGEWVPAGKPVVSILPPENRKIRFYVPETIVGSFSIGENLLLNFDGIAKPIPVKLTYISPQAEYTPPVIYSSQSRAKLVFMLEAYPPFDKAILLNPGQPVDVSRSAENFIHNDGFLSRVKAYFRSSNE; from the coding sequence ATGAACAGTCCTTTATTTTACATTAAAAAAAGTTACAAAATAAGTTCCCCTCTTTGGACTTCAAAGAAACAATCTTTTTTAGAAATAATGAAATTTTTAAAACCACAATCAGCTCACCGTACATCATGTGCTGTTAAATCATTTTTTTTAATACTTCTGCTCTGCGCAACATCTTTAAGCGGATGTGTCGATGAGGAACTTGAAGTCTGGCAGGGCTATGTGGAGGGAGAGTTTGTATACGCAGCCTCCCCGCTGGGCGGTCAGCTTGATAAAATATATGTGAAAAAAGGTGATCAGATCACTGCTGGTAATCCACTATTCACTCTTGAACGTGAATATGAAAAAGCCGGAGTTGATGAAGCAAACGAACAGCTTGCCAAAGCCTTAAGTGATCTTGCCAATAAGCGCAAAGGCAGCAGACCATCAGAGTTAGCATCTATTACGGCCCGTCTGCGCAAAGCCAAGGCTGCTGAAACCCTTGCTGCGACTGAATACAAACGCAGAGCTAATCTATATCGATCACGCACAATTTCCGAAGAAGAACGGGATCAGGCCCGGACGGATTATGAGCAGGCAAAGCAACTTGTCCACGAAATCAGCTCTGAACTTAAAACCGCAAATCTGGGCTCCCGTTCAGATGAAATCGCTGCGGCCGAGTCAGCAGTTGAGGCTGCAAAAGCCCGTCTTGAACAGGCCCTATGGAATTATAACCAAAAAGCCCAGTCCGCTCCCCGCTCCGGTCTGGTATTCGATACTATCCGTTATGAAGGAGAATGGGTTCCGGCAGGCAAACCTGTCGTTTCCATACTACCTCCTGAAAATCGCAAAATACGGTTCTATGTCCCTGAAACCATCGTCGGCAGCTTCAGCATAGGTGAAAATCTACTGCTCAACTTTGATGGAATTGCTAAACCTATCCCCGTAAAACTGACCTATATATCACCGCAGGCAGAATATACGCCACCGGTAATTTATTCCAGCCAGAGCCGTGCTAAACTAGTCTTCATGCTTGAGGCGTACCCTCCATTTGATAAAGCAATCCTGCTGAATCCGGGACAACCCGTTGATGTGAGCCGTTCTGCTGAAAATTTCATACACAATGACGGTTTTCTTTCTAGAGTAAAAGCATATTTCAGGAGCAGCAATGAATGA
- a CDS encoding ABC transporter ATP-binding protein — protein sequence MNDQIVIDVSGVTKTFGTKTVVNGLDMQVRKGEIFGFLGPNGSGKTTFIRMLCGLLSPDSGSGTCLGYNIITEADKIKPKVGYMAQRFSLYGDLTVKENLDFLSKAYQLPNRRKLVADAIERMDLGRFSNQLADSLSGGWKQRLALTGCTLHSPSLLLLDEPTAGVDPSARRDFWDEVHNLAAQGITALISTHYMDEAERCHRLAYIAYGDLLAKGTLEELIDDSGLHTWTLKGPDLSVLTGKLRATDGIDQVVAFGNTLHISGRDNDLIKSVINRLAGPDNRFEPSETSLEEVFIDLMRGKTP from the coding sequence ATGAATGACCAGATCGTCATAGACGTTTCGGGAGTTACCAAAACCTTTGGAACCAAAACCGTGGTTAACGGGCTGGATATGCAGGTCCGCAAAGGTGAGATATTCGGTTTTCTCGGTCCGAACGGTTCCGGTAAAACAACTTTCATCCGCATGCTTTGCGGACTGCTGAGTCCCGACTCAGGATCAGGAACCTGCCTTGGCTACAATATCATTACTGAAGCTGATAAAATCAAGCCGAAAGTAGGATACATGGCTCAAAGATTCAGCCTGTACGGAGATCTGACCGTTAAAGAAAATCTCGATTTTCTATCCAAAGCCTATCAGCTTCCTAACCGCAGAAAACTGGTTGCCGATGCCATTGAACGTATGGACCTCGGCAGGTTCAGTAATCAACTTGCCGACAGTCTTTCCGGCGGCTGGAAACAACGCCTGGCACTCACAGGATGCACTCTGCACAGTCCCAGCCTTCTGCTGCTGGATGAACCTACCGCCGGAGTTGACCCTTCTGCCCGCCGTGATTTCTGGGACGAGGTTCATAATCTGGCGGCTCAGGGCATAACAGCACTCATCAGTACCCATTACATGGACGAGGCCGAACGCTGTCACCGTCTGGCATATATTGCCTATGGTGATCTGCTGGCAAAAGGAACCCTTGAAGAACTTATTGATGATTCCGGCCTGCATACATGGACCCTTAAAGGTCCAGATCTTAGCGTACTTACAGGAAAACTTCGGGCAACCGACGGCATTGATCAGGTGGTTGCTTTCGGTAACACCCTGCACATCAGTGGTCGTGATAATGATCTGATAAAGAGCGTGATCAACAGACTGGCAGGTCCTGACAATAGATTTGAACCGTCTGAAACCAGCCTTGAAGAGGTTTTCATTGATCTCATGCGGGGTAAAACACCATGA
- a CDS encoding ABC transporter permease → MIKLHFFSFSRFMAMAGKEFVQMRRDRLTFAMMIGIPLIQLILFGYAINSDPRHLPLAVLSGDNSRYSRAIVAGMQTSTYFNLDRFIDSRTEANRLLELGEVQFVLTIPQQFGQNIERGERPVLLLEADATDPMATGNAVNSMREIVNRALERELKGSLEYLLPTESAVDLRVHADYNPEAISQYNIVPGLMGVILTLTLVMITSLAITRETERGTMENLLTTPIRPLEVMMGKILPYVLVGYIQVILIMVASIFLFHVPITGNPLIVFVYSAVFIAANLTVGVTVSTIARNQLQAVQMSIFFFLPSLLLSGFMFPFRGMPQWAQTIGSVLPLTHYLRLIRGVLLKGAGWEQSLHHLWPIAVFWLVVIVVGLKRYRRTLD, encoded by the coding sequence ATGATAAAGCTACATTTCTTTTCATTCAGTAGGTTCATGGCTATGGCTGGCAAAGAATTCGTGCAGATGCGCCGCGACAGACTCACCTTTGCCATGATGATCGGCATTCCGCTAATCCAGCTCATCCTTTTCGGCTATGCCATAAACTCCGATCCAAGGCACCTGCCTCTGGCTGTACTGTCAGGAGATAACAGCCGCTATTCAAGAGCAATTGTCGCCGGAATGCAGACCAGCACATATTTTAATTTAGACCGCTTCATTGATTCAAGAACTGAAGCCAACAGACTCCTTGAACTTGGTGAAGTTCAGTTTGTTTTAACTATTCCTCAGCAGTTTGGACAGAATATTGAGCGCGGGGAACGGCCGGTACTATTACTTGAAGCAGATGCAACTGATCCAATGGCAACCGGTAATGCAGTTAATTCTATGCGTGAAATAGTTAACCGAGCTCTTGAACGAGAGCTTAAAGGATCACTTGAATATCTGCTGCCCACAGAAAGCGCAGTAGATCTGCGCGTGCATGCCGACTATAATCCGGAGGCCATCAGCCAGTATAATATAGTTCCCGGTCTCATGGGGGTTATCCTCACCCTTACACTGGTCATGATCACCTCTCTGGCAATCACCCGTGAAACCGAGCGCGGAACCATGGAAAATCTGCTGACCACTCCCATACGCCCGCTCGAAGTAATGATGGGTAAAATTCTGCCCTATGTCCTGGTAGGATATATTCAGGTTATACTGATTATGGTCGCATCCATTTTTCTTTTCCATGTACCAATCACCGGAAATCCGCTCATAGTCTTCGTCTACTCGGCTGTTTTTATTGCTGCCAACCTCACAGTAGGTGTCACAGTATCGACTATCGCCCGCAATCAGCTGCAGGCAGTGCAGATGTCAATTTTCTTCTTTCTACCATCACTACTGCTATCAGGATTCATGTTTCCGTTTCGAGGAATGCCCCAATGGGCCCAGACTATAGGTTCAGTTCTACCCCTGACTCATTATCTGCGGCTGATCAGAGGAGTACTGCTCAAAGGAGCAGGCTGGGAACAGTCGCTGCACCACCTCTGGCCCATCGCAGTATTCTGGCTGGTAGTAATCGTTGTGGGTCTTAAACGTTATCGCCGTACTCTGGATTAA
- a CDS encoding DUF4198 domain-containing protein, which produces MKNFKVSTLILSCIIAVLCCGNAFAHEFILKPVQLTAEKGHVIPFSVVSAHVFMISEEMEPLNKVDVQLIQKDKSTKVKLDENKMLMTLDGQITPSVEGTAILAGHREGIIWTQTTQGWKEHSKKGLKGVISSGKYEKFCKTLITVGKPDGSFNKVLGHKLEIVPLTDPTQAKVGDEIEFQTLLNGKPVSVKNMLATYDGFTLNPNSYAYSTEPYGNGITKVKITAPGVWMVRVDNTDPHPTADYDSNVIRTTLIFEVK; this is translated from the coding sequence ATGAAAAATTTCAAAGTTAGTACTCTCATTCTATCTTGTATTATTGCTGTTCTTTGCTGCGGAAATGCATTTGCGCACGAATTCATTCTCAAACCTGTACAGCTTACAGCTGAAAAAGGTCATGTTATTCCATTTAGTGTTGTATCTGCCCATGTTTTCATGATCAGTGAAGAAATGGAACCTCTCAACAAAGTTGATGTTCAGCTCATCCAGAAGGATAAAAGCACTAAGGTCAAACTTGATGAAAATAAAATGCTCATGACTCTGGACGGTCAGATCACACCTTCTGTTGAAGGAACTGCTATCCTCGCCGGACATCGTGAAGGTATTATCTGGACCCAGACCACTCAGGGGTGGAAAGAGCATTCTAAAAAAGGTCTGAAGGGAGTTATTTCAAGCGGTAAATATGAAAAATTCTGTAAGACACTCATTACTGTGGGCAAACCTGACGGAAGCTTTAATAAAGTTTTAGGTCATAAACTCGAAATAGTTCCTCTGACCGATCCTACTCAGGCAAAAGTCGGCGATGAAATCGAATTCCAGACCCTGCTTAACGGCAAACCTGTTTCAGTTAAAAACATGCTCGCCACTTATGACGGTTTCACACTTAACCCTAATTCATATGCATACTCCACAGAACCTTACGGTAACGGGATCACCAAAGTTAAAATAACCGCTCCCGGCGTATGGATGGTTCGCGTAGATAATACTGATCCTCATCCTACTGCGGACTACGACAGCAACGTTATCCGCACCACTCTGATTTTTGAAGTGAAGTAA
- a CDS encoding portal protein yields MNDVNRNKYTSRLQSLRQERSSWEGNWQEISDYILPRKGVYDGQRPNDGRRKGSKIIDSTATRALRILAAGLQGGLTSPARPWFRLGITDRDMSRHKAVREWISQVESTMYRALARSNFYSCVHSLYTELSGFGTGILYCEPDTDRGIRFRTLTAGEYCLATDEQGRVDTVYREFKMTARQLEKRFGIDALPANVRTSLSVNRDHWFDVLHVVQPRDEFDSQKIDKQNMPFESVFLLSGQGGHVLSESGFMENPYMVPRWDTSAMDVYGRSPAMDVLADVKMLMEMSKSQIQAVHLTLRPPMKVPSMYSRRLNLLPGGQNPVEQNQQDSISPLYQVRPDLAGVSNKISDVRTAIREGFYNDIFMMMAGSNRKVITATEVAERHEEKLIQLGPVIERQHTELLDPLIERVFGILYRSGKLPEAPSMLDGIDIKVDYISVLAQAQKMVGTQSIQALSEFVGKLAAVNPDVLDKVDMDRAVDDFAELTGVPSGIVRSSEEVEKFRDLRRQSIYEQQQIQQGFEAASKGSTIIKDLAQSGYNPAQVQGVMRDAGQLAQSL; encoded by the coding sequence ATGAATGATGTGAACAGGAATAAATATACATCCCGTTTGCAGTCGCTTCGTCAGGAGCGCAGCAGCTGGGAGGGGAATTGGCAGGAGATCAGTGATTATATTCTGCCCCGCAAGGGTGTTTATGATGGTCAGCGGCCTAATGACGGTCGCAGAAAAGGTTCTAAAATTATTGATTCAACGGCAACACGGGCATTGCGTATACTGGCTGCTGGTCTTCAGGGCGGTTTAACGTCTCCGGCCAGGCCTTGGTTCCGGCTGGGAATCACGGATCGGGACATGTCACGACATAAGGCTGTGCGTGAATGGATTTCGCAGGTGGAGAGCACTATGTACCGTGCTTTGGCCCGCAGTAATTTTTATTCGTGCGTTCATTCTCTTTATACGGAACTGTCCGGTTTCGGGACCGGTATTCTTTACTGTGAGCCTGATACTGATAGGGGTATCCGGTTCCGTACGCTGACGGCAGGGGAATATTGCCTTGCTACCGATGAGCAGGGACGGGTGGATACAGTCTACCGTGAATTCAAGATGACCGCACGACAGCTTGAAAAGAGATTCGGTATAGATGCTCTTCCTGCAAATGTAAGGACGAGCCTTAGTGTAAACAGGGATCACTGGTTTGATGTACTGCATGTGGTACAGCCTCGTGATGAGTTTGATTCACAGAAGATAGATAAACAGAATATGCCGTTTGAGTCTGTTTTTCTGCTCAGTGGACAGGGCGGGCATGTGCTTTCAGAAAGCGGATTTATGGAAAATCCGTATATGGTTCCGCGCTGGGATACATCCGCTATGGATGTTTATGGAAGGTCTCCGGCTATGGATGTGCTGGCTGATGTAAAGATGCTTATGGAGATGAGCAAAAGTCAGATTCAGGCAGTGCATTTGACCTTAAGGCCACCGATGAAAGTGCCTTCCATGTATTCAAGAAGATTGAATCTGCTGCCCGGTGGACAGAATCCGGTGGAGCAGAATCAGCAGGATTCCATTTCGCCTCTTTATCAGGTCCGTCCGGATCTGGCAGGAGTCAGTAATAAAATTTCAGATGTACGTACGGCTATCAGGGAAGGCTTTTATAACGATATCTTCATGATGATGGCCGGTAGTAATCGCAAAGTTATTACAGCAACGGAAGTTGCCGAGCGGCATGAAGAAAAACTGATTCAGCTCGGGCCGGTAATCGAGAGACAGCATACCGAACTTCTTGACCCGTTGATTGAGCGTGTTTTCGGGATTCTCTACCGCTCCGGCAAATTGCCTGAGGCTCCGTCTATGCTGGATGGTATTGATATTAAAGTTGATTATATATCTGTATTGGCGCAGGCCCAGAAAATGGTTGGTACGCAGTCCATACAGGCTTTATCCGAATTTGTGGGTAAGCTTGCTGCGGTTAATCCTGACGTTCTGGATAAGGTTGATATGGACCGTGCTGTTGATGATTTTGCCGAACTTACAGGAGTTCCAAGCGGTATTGTCCGGTCTAGTGAAGAAGTTGAAAAATTCAGGGATTTACGCAGGCAGTCAATATATGAGCAGCAGCAGATACAGCAGGGGTTTGAAGCGGCATCAAAAGGATCAACGATCATAAAAGATCTTGCACAATCCGGCTATAACCCGGCTCAGGTACAGGGGGTTATGAGAGATGCCGGACAGTTGGCGCAGAGTCTATAG
- a CDS encoding Com family DNA-binding transcriptional regulator: protein MTEHRCPVCKRLLMKGNIIEVQVKCPKCKKLVELKAAAK from the coding sequence ATGACAGAACATCGCTGCCCCGTATGCAAAAGGCTGCTCATGAAAGGAAATATTATCGAAGTTCAAGTTAAATGCCCTAAATGCAAAAAACTTGTGGAACTTAAAGCAGCAGCCAAATAA